Proteins co-encoded in one Malus domestica chromosome 09, GDT2T_hap1 genomic window:
- the LOC103429247 gene encoding ribose-phosphate pyrophosphokinase 4 → MDKSQQKQLYLFYCAECEDLARQVASQSDHIILQTIKWRNFDDGFPNIFINNAQDLRGQHVAFLASFSSQGVIFEQLSVIYALPRLFVASFTLVLPFFPTGSFERMEEEGDVATAFTMARMLSNIPISRGGPTSLVIYDIHALQERFYFGDHVLPLFETGIPLLKQRLHQLSDSDKIVVAFPDDGAWKRFHKQLDHFPMVVCNKVREGDKRIVRIKEGNPAGCHVVIVDDLVQSGSTLIECQKVLAAHGAAKVSSYVTHGVFPKRSWERFTHKDDGLEKAFAYFWITDSCPLTVKAIANKAPFEVLSLAGSIADALQT, encoded by the exons ATGGACAAGTCACAGCAGAAGCAGCTCTACCTCTTCTACTGCGCCGAGTGCGAAGACCTTGCTCGCCAGGTCGCTTCTCAGTCCGACCACATCATCCTCCAGACCATCAAATGGAg GAATTTTGATGATGGATTTCCAAACATTTTTATAAACAATGCACAAGATCTTCGAGGCCAACATGTTGCCTTTCTGGCATCCTTCAGCTCCCAAGGAGTTATATTTGAGCAGCTTTCTGTAATATATGCACTGCCCCGGCTGTTTGTTGCGTCCTTCACATTAGTATTGCCTTTCTTTCCTACTGGTTCCTTTGAAAGAATGGAAGAAGAAGGGGACGTAGCAACTGCGTTTACCATGGCGAGAATGTTGTCAAATATTCCCATATCCAGGGGTGGCCCAACCAGTTTAGTCATCTATGACATCCATGCTTTACAG GAAAGGTTTTATTTTGGTGATCATGTTTTGCCTTTGTTTGAGACTGGAATTCCACTGTTAAAGCAGCGTCTCCACCAGCTTTCTGACTCCGATAAG ATAGTTGTTGCATTTCCCGATGATGGAGCATGGAAGCGATTCCACAAGCAGTTGGATCATTTTCCCATG GTGGTGTGCAATAAGGTTCGTGAAGGTGACAAGAGGATAGTTCGGATAAAAGAGGGAAATCCTGCTGGTTGTCATGTAGTCATCGTCGATGACTTAGTGCAATCTGGCAGCACCCTAATTGAGTGCCAG AAAGTTTTGGCAGCTCATGGTGCAGCCAAGGTTAGCTCTTATGTAACCCATGGTGTATTTCCTAAACGCTCATGGGAGAGGTTCACTCACAAGGATG ATGGCTTGGAGAAGGCATTTGCGTACTTTTGGATCACGGATTCCTGCCCGCTTACTGTCAAAGCCATAGCTAATAAAGCTCCCTTCGAGGTGTTAAGTCTTGCAGGTTCCATTGCTGATGCTCTACAGACTTGA
- the LOC103429246 gene encoding protein MEI2-like 2 — protein MEKHLGDILFGRSEGAFKIPSANNHHASSDTSLFLSSLPVLPHGKLKFPVSEHFVQSVDDSLPKLNNVEQENETKDSLESDESKAFGVMLPDDEDDLLAGITDDFDLSRLPNQLEEMEEYDLFGSGGGMELDFESQDSLGIGMSKLGISDGVVPNGIGHYALPNGVGAVAGEHPYGEHPSRTLFVRNINSNVEDSELRTLFEQFGDIRTLYTACKHRGFVMISYYDIRAARTAMRALQNKPLRRRKLDIHFSIPKDNPSEKDINQGTLVVFNLDASVSNDDLRQIFGAYGEVKEIRETPHKRHHKFIEFYDVRAAEAALRALNRSDIAGKRIKLEPSRPGGARRNLMQQLTQELEQDETWSFRHQVGSPVTNSPPGTWAHIGSPIEHNQYAFSKSPGLGSLSPDSNHLPGLASILPAHLSNSPKIAPIGKDQGRANHINPMYSNSPSTQGAAYQHSHSYPEQKLSASPGPISLGESNSTSSGIGTLSGPQFLWGSPSPSPYADPSSSAWPTLSAGHPFSSSGQGQGFSSTSRHGSLLSSHNHHVGSAPSGGVPLERHFGFFPESPETSFMNPVFGGMGLSRNSGNYMMNMGGRATLSVGVGLPGNVTENGSPNFRMMSMPKHGPVYLGNGSYTGPAATISEMLADHGRSRRIENPGNQMDSKKQYQLDIDKIISGEDTRTTLMIKNIPNKYTSKMLLAAIDENHRGTYDFLYLPIDFKNKCNVGYAFINMVSPTHIIAFYEALNGKKWEKFNSEKVASLAYARIQGKAALVTHFQNSSLMNEDKRCRPILFHSEGQETTDQENYLSRNLNICIRQPDGSYSGDSLDSPKGDLDEKPEIS, from the exons ATGGAGAAACATTTAGGGGATATACTATTTGGTCGTTCTGAAG GGGCCTTCAAGATTCCATCTGCTAATAATCACCATGCATCAAGTGATACTAGCTTGTTTTTGAGCTCATTACCTGTCCTTCCACATGGAAAGT TGAAATTTCCTGTTTCGGAGCATTTTGTTCAGTCTGTTGAtgatagtttacccaaattaaACAATGTTGAACAAGAAAATGAGactaaggattcacttgaaagCGATGAATCAAAGGCATTCGGGGTCATGCTTcctgatgatgaagatgatctCTTAGCAGGCATAACAGATGATTTTGATCTAAGTCGATTGCCTAATCAGCTGGAGGAGATGGAAGAGTATGATCTGTTTGGAAGTGGAGGTGGTATGGAGTTGGATTTTGAATCCCAGGATAGCCTCGGTATTGGCATGTCAAAACTAGGCATATCTGATGGGGTTGTTCCAAATGGGATTGGTCATTATGCTCTTCCAAATGGTGTTGGAGCTGTGGCTGGGGAGCACCCGTATGGAGAGCATCCATCTAGAACCTTGTTTGTTAGAAATATCAACAGTAACGTCGAGGACTCTGAATTGAGAACTCTATTTGAG CAATTTGGGGATATCAGAACTTTATACACTGCATGCAAGCACAGGGGCTTTGTGATGATATCTTACTACGACATCCGAGCCGCTCGCACTGCAATGCGTGCGTTACAGAACAAGCCCTTGAGACGGAGGAAACTCGACATTCATTTTTCTATTCCCAAG GACAACCCGTCAGAAAAGGATATCAACCAAGGAACTCTTGTGGTGTTCAACTTGGATGCATCAGTGTCAAATGATGACCTTCGACAGATATTTGGGGCTTATGGGGAAGTCAAAGAG ATCCGGGAAACCCCACACAAGAGACACCATAAATTCATAGAGTTCTATGATGTTAGAGCTGCAGAGGCAGCTTTAAGGGCATTAAATAGGAGTGACATAGCTGGGAAACGCATAAAGCTCGAACCCAGCCGCCCTGGTGGAGCACGTAGAAA CTTGATGCAACAACTTACTCAAGAGCTTGAACAAGATGAAACTTGGAGTTTCCGACATCAAGTGGGTTCACCTGTGACCAACTCTCCTCCAG GTACCTGGGCGCATATTGGAAGCCCCATTGAGCATAACCAGTATGCTTTTAGTAAATCCCCGGGTCTGGGAAGCCTCAGTCCAGACAGCAACCATTTGCCTGGGTTAGCTTCAATTCTCCCAGCTCATTTGTCTAACTCTCCTAAGATTGCACCTATTGGTAAGGACCAAGGAAGGGCAAACCATATAAATCCGATGTATAGCAACTCTCCATCAACACAAGGAGCAGCGTATCAGCATTCTCATTCCTATCCAGAGCAGAAATTAAGTGCAAGTCCAGGTCCCATCTCATTGGGCGAGTCAAATTCAACTTCATCAGGGATTGGAACATTGTCAGGTCCTCAGTTTCTCTGGGGCAGTCCATCTCCATCTCCTTATGCTGATCCTAGTTCTTCTGCCTGGCCAACCTTGTCTGCGGGGCATCCATTTTCATCTAGTGGACAGGGGCAAGGCTTTTCATCGACCAGCCGGCATGGCTCTTTGCTCAGTTCACACAACCATCATGTGGGATCTGCTCCATCCGGTGGTGTTCCTCTAGAGAGGCATTTTGGCTTTTTCCCAGAGTCACCAGAAACATCCTTCATGAATCCAGTGTTTGGGGGCATGGGTTTAAGTCGCAACAGTGGGAATTACATGATGAACATGGGTGGTCGTGCAACTTTGAGTGTTGGTGTTGGTCTTCCAGGAAACGTTACTGAAAATGGCTCACCTAATTTCAGAATGATGTCAATGCCAAAGCATGGTCCTGTGTACCTTGGGAATGGTTCATATACTGGACCGGCAGCAACCATCAGTGAGATGTTGGCTGATCATGGTAGAAGTCGGCGAATAGAGAATCCTGGGAATCAGATGGATAGTAAAAAGCAGTATCAACTTGATATAGATAAAATTATCAGTGGGGAGGATACTAGGACTACTTTAATGATTAAAAACATCCCGAATaa GTACACTTCCAAAATGCTGCTGGCTGCTATCGATGAAAACCACCGTGGTACATACGACTTTCTCTACCTGCCAATTGACTTTAAG AATAAGTGCAATGTGGGTTATGCCTTCATCAATATGGTGTCTCCTACCCACATTATAGCCTTCTATGAG GCATTAAATGGGAAGAAGTGGGAGAAATTTAACAGTGAAAAAGTTGCTTCATTGGCATATGCACGAATCCAGGGCAAAGCTGCGCTTGTGACTCATTTTCAGAATTCAAGCCTAATGAATGAGGACAAGCGTTGCCGGCCCATTCTCTTCCACTCAGAGGGCCAAGAGACTACTGACCAG GAAAATTACCTTTCCAGAAATTTGAACATATGTATCCGGCAGCCAGATGGCTCTTACTCAGGCGACTCATTGGACAGCCCAAAGGGGGATCTGGATGAGAAGCCAGAGATCAGTTAA